In one Apteryx mantelli isolate bAptMan1 chromosome 9, bAptMan1.hap1, whole genome shotgun sequence genomic region, the following are encoded:
- the PROCR gene encoding endothelial protein C receptor, which yields MLRCLLLCGALACGADRAAPLAFTMLQLTRVSDGRSDFWGNATLDGRLSHRLEGFNVSQVLPLEPPAAWASREEDVVTYLNYFSSVVQLITRERPINYTQSLRCHLGCHLFPNGTARSFYEVALNGTAFLSFHVPTATWERRWPRRDAVAAFAHRELMKYPQTTQALQHFLNTSCVDVLRAHSAGAEKQSGRSHTPLALGLTLGAFALVGMATGIFLCTGGSC from the exons ATGCTCCGCTGCTTGCTGCTCTGCGGCGCCCTGGCCTGCGGGGCCGACCGGGCCG CCCCCCTCGCCTTCACCATGCTGCAGCTGACCCGCGTCTCCGACGGCCGCTCCGACTTCTGGGGCAACGCCACGCTCGACGGCCGGCTCAGCCACCGCCTGGAGGGGTTCAACGTCAGCCAGGTGCTGCCGCTGGAGCCGCCGGCCGCCTGGGCCAGCAGGGAGGAGGACGTGGTCACCTACCTGAACTACTTCAGCAGCGTGGTCCAGCTCATCACTAGGGAGAGGCCCATCAACT ACACCCAGAGCCTGCGCTGCCACCTGGGCTGCCACCTCTTCCCCAACGGCACGGCCCGCAGCTTCTACGAGGTGGCCCTCAACGGCACGGCCTTCCTCAGCTTCCACGTGCCCACCGCCACCTGGGAGCGGCGCTGGCCCCGGCGGGACGCGGTGGCCGCCTTCGCCCACAGGGAGCTCATGAAGTACCCGCAGACCACGCAGGCCCTCCAGCACTTCCTAAACACCTCCTGCGTGGACGTCCTGAGGGCTCACAGCGCCGGCGCAG AAAAACAGAGCGGCCGGTCGCACACCCCCCTGGCGCTGGGCCTGACCCTGGGGGCCTTCGCCCTGGTGGGCATGGCCACGGGCATCTTCTTGTGCACCGGCGGGAGCTGCTag
- the PFKL gene encoding ATP-dependent 6-phosphofructokinase, liver type, producing the protein MAAAALDLEKLRMAGAGMAIAVLTSGGDAQGMNAAVRAVTRMGIYVGAKVFLIYEGYEGLVEGGENIKQANWLSVSNIIQLGGTIIGSARCKAFTTREGRLRAARNLVQHGITNLCVIGGDGSLTGANIFRTEWGGLLEELVRDGQISEDVAKEYCHLNIVGLVGSIDNDFCGTDMTIGTDSALHRIMEVIDAITTTAQSHQRTFVLEVMGRHCGYLALVSGLASGADWLFIPESPPEDGWEDLMCERLGETRSRGSRLNIIIIAEGAIDRNGKPISSNYVKDLVVRRLGFDTRVTVLGHVQRGGTPSAFDRVLSSKMGMEAVMALLEATPDTPACVVSLSGNQSVRLPLMECVQVTKDVQKAMDEKRFEEAIQLRGRSFENNWNIYKLLAHQKPAQEKSPFSLAILNVGAPAAGMNAAVRSAVRIGICQGHTMYVVNDGFEGLSKGQIREVGWHDVAGWLGRGGSMLGTKRTLPKTCMEKIVENVRKFNIQALLVIGGFEAYEGVLQLVEARGQYEELCIIMCVIPATISNNVPGTDFSLGSDTAVNAAMESCDRIKQSASGTKRRVFIVETMGGYCGYLSTVTGIAVGADAAYVYEDPFTIHDLKANVEHLTDKMKTDIQRGLVLRNEKCHEHYTTEFLYNLYSSEGKGIFDCRINVLGHLQQGGAPTPFDRNYSTKLGVKAVLWMSEKLQEVYRKGRVFANSADSACVIGLRKKVVAFSPVTELKKVTDFEHRLPQEQWWLNLRLMLKMLANYQISLTEYISGKMEHVTRRTLSIEKGF; encoded by the exons atggcggcggcggcgctggacCTGGAGAAGCTGCGCATGGCGGGGGCCGGCATGGCCATCGCCGTCCTCACCAGCGGCGGCGACGCGCAAG GTATGAATGCCGCTGTCCGTGCTGTGACCCGCATGGGAATATACGTCGGCGCCAAGGTTTTCCTGATCTATGAG GGTTACGAGGGGCTGGTGGAAGGAGGAGAGAATATCAAGCAAGCAAACTGGCTGAGCGTCTCCAACATCATCCAGCTG GGCGGCACGATCATCGGCAGCGCCCGCTGCAAGGCCTTCACCACGCGCGAGGGTCGCCTCCGGGCCGCCCGCAACCTCGTGCAACACGGCATCACCAACCTGTGCGTCATCGGGGGAGACGGCAGCCTGACGGGAGCCAACATCTTCCGCACGGAGTGGGGTGGCCTGCTGGAGGAGCTGGTTAGAGACG GGCAGATCAGCGAGGACGTGGCGAAGGAGTACTGCCACCTGAACATCGTCGGCCTGGTGGGCTCCATTGACAACGACTTCTGCGGCACTGACATGACCATCGGCACCGACTCGGCGCTGCACCGCATCATGGAGGTGATCGATGCGATCACCACCACGGCCCAGAG CCATCAGAGGACGTTCGTGCTGGAGGTGATGGGCAGGCACTGCGG GTACCTGGCCCTGGTGtctggcctggcctcgggggcCGACTGGCTCTTCATCCCCGAATCGCCCCCGGAGGACGGCTGGGAGGACCTCATGTGCGAGAGGCTTGGGGAG ACACGCAGCAGAGGGTCGCGGCTCAACATCATCATCATCGCAGAGGGTGCCATCGACCGGAACGGCAAGCCCATTTCCTCCAACTACGTGAAGGAC CTGGTGGTCCGGCGCCTGGGCTTCGACACACGGGTGACTGTCCTCGGCCACGTGCAGCGTGGAGGGACGCCATCAGCCTTTGACCGTGTCCTG AGCAGCAAGATGGGGATGGAAGCGGTGATGGCGCTGCTAGAAGCCACGCCGGACACCCCTGCCTGCGTGGTGAGCCTGTCAGGGAACCAGTCGGTGCGGCTGCCCCTCATGGAGTGCGTCCAGGTG ACAAAGGATGTTCAGAAGGCCATGGACGAGAAGAGGTTTGAGGAGGCCATCCAGCTTCGTGGAAG GAGCTTTGAAAACAACTGGAACATTTACAAGCTGTTGGCACACCAGAAACCAGCTCAGGAGAAG AGCCCCTTCAGCCTGGCCATCCTGAACGTGGGCGCCCCTGCCGCGGGCATGAACGCTGCCGTCAGGTCCGCCGTGCGAATCGGGATCTGCCAGGGGCACACCATGTACGTGGTGAACGACGGCTTCGAGGGCTTATCCAAAGGGCAG ATCCGCGAGGTGGGCTGGCACGACGTGGCAGGCTGGCTGGGCCGCGGCGGGTCCATGCTGGGCACCAAGCG AACCCTGCCCAAGACGTGCATGGAAAAGATCGTGGAGAACGTGCGGAAATTTAACATCCAGGCCCTCCTGGTCATTGGGGGGTTTGAG GCCTACGAGGGGGTGCTGCAGCTTGTCGAAGCGCGTGGGCAGTACGAGGAGCTCTGCATCATCATGTGCGTGATCCCGGCCACCATCAGCAACAACGTGCCTGGGACCGACTTCAGCCTGGGCTCGGACACCGCCGTCAACGCTGCCATGGAG AGCTGTGACCGTATCAAGCAGTCGGCATCGGGCACGAAGCGCCGCGTGTTCATCGTGGAGACGATGGGCGGCTATTGCGGCTACCTGTCGACCGTGACGGGCATCGCGGTGGGCGCCGACGCTGCCTACGTGTACGAAGATCCTTTCACCATCCATGACCTGAAG GCCAATGTGGAACACTTGACTGACAAAATGAAGACGGATATCCAGAGGGGCCTGGTGCTGCG CAACGAGAAGTGCCACGAACACTACACCACCGAGTTCCTCTACAACCTCTACTCCTCCGAGGGCAAGGGCATCTTCGACTGCAGGATTAACGTCCTTGGCCACCTCCAGCAG GGAGGGGCCCCAACACCCTTTGACCGTAACTACAGCACCAAGCTGGGAGTGAAGGCCGTGCTGTGGATGTCGGAGAAGTTGCAGGAAGTCTACCGCAAGG GGCGCGTGTTTGCCAACTCGGCTGACTCTGCCTGCGTGATCGGGCTCAGGAAGAAGGTGGTGGCCTTCAGCCCCGTGACGGAGCTCAAGAAAGTCACTGATTTCGA ACACAGGCTGCCCCAGGAGCAGTGGTGGCTGAACCTGCGGCTCATGCTGAAGATGCTCGCCAACTACCAGATCAGCTTGACGGAGTACATCTCCGGGAAGATGGAGCACGTCACCCGGCGCACGCTCAGCATCGAGAAGGGCTTCTAG